A genomic window from Silene latifolia isolate original U9 population chromosome Y, ASM4854445v1, whole genome shotgun sequence includes:
- the LOC141630680 gene encoding uncharacterized protein LOC141630680, producing MAIMNSDPWYADIANYLCSTFIPEEFDSQARKKLKYEARRYVWEEPFLYRRCNDGIYRRCVTHKEGKAILQSCHETTYGGHLSTSRTQARVLYCPCLFTDAYAFVHSCDSCQRRGHIGRRDEMPLNNILEVELFDVWGVDFMGPFPSSFGNQYILVAVDYVSKWIEAIAAPTNDSRVITKLFKDYIFP from the coding sequence ATGGCTATTATGAATTCCGACCCTTGGTATGCGGATATTGCAAATTACTTGTGTTCTACCTTTATCCCGGAAGAATTTGATAGCCAAGCTAGAAAGAAGTTGAAATATGAAGCAAGAAGATATGTGTGGGAAGAACCCTTCTTGTATAGAAGGTGCAATGACGGTATTTACCGAAGATGTGTCACTCATAAAGAGGGTAAAGCAATCCTTCAATCGTGTCATGAAACAACTTATGGAGGCCATCTATCCACTTCAAGGACTCAAGCTAGAGTCCTCTATTGTCCATGTTTATTCACGGATGCCTATGCCTTTGTTCATTCTTGTGACTCCTGTCAAAGAAGAGGACATATAGGGAGAAGAGATGAGATGCCTCTTAACAACATTCTAGAGGTGGAACTATTTGATGTATGGGGTGTGGATTTCATGGGACCGTTTCCATCATCGTTTGGCAACCAATACATATTGGTTGCGGtggactatgtgtcaaaatggatTGAAGCTATTGCCGCACCCACCAATGACTCAAGAGTCATTACCAAACTTTTCAAGGATTATATCTTTCCATGA